Proteins from a genomic interval of Phlebotomus papatasi isolate M1 chromosome 3, Ppap_2.1, whole genome shotgun sequence:
- the LOC129806307 gene encoding ATP-binding cassette sub-family G member 4-like yields MLPSHSGSVSDVMLTTVTEEAAMMDNSGQSDVSKKDLQEECSSPVRKKSLADRRPVGLRLQPLSPSPSDSECLTDSTTKRDVKPLDLGFRNMKHTVKTGLVKREDKVILDDINGDFRAGELTAIMGPSGAGKSTLMDILAGYTTTNVYGKVTVNGRERDIRRFRRQTAYIMQDHNLQPVLTVWEAMHFSANLKIGSELSKTKKLVRIRQILEAIALYEVRKTRTVKLSGGQKKRLAIALELVNNPPIMFFDEPTSGLDSSTSTQCVSILKQLAQEGRTIICTIHQPSALVFRMFDHLYAIAEGKCIYTGSVQNVVPFLMELDLKCPEFHNPSDYLLEISTHDYGMQNDRLVAKSQNGMCCTYRSYKSRNSSQIAAMTKVEQMMSNGLITPVRAPSIGHSSKVPQTPVMELMQLKPKKAGLKISPSKCCKRDDRYPTTFLRQFYIILLRTFLILWRDRSLTAMRVCIHLFVAPIIGLLYFGIGNDGYHTYNNYKYAFFSIMFLMYTAFSSIILVFPLELPIIKREHFNRWYSLKAYYVAMTLADVPVQVVCVFLYTLITYLMTGQPLEIQRFALFTFTCLIVCFVAQSIGLLIGSLFSVKNGAIFGPFFICPFLIFSGFFIHLTDAHPIMHWLFHISFLKYALEGTSLALFGFNRPKMECEKIFCQFVLPEKFMKTVNMNEANYWFILAAMVTIFLFFRVTTYYVMLYRLRNKS; encoded by the exons ATGTTGCCGTCACACTCAGGCTCGGTCAGTGATGTGATGTTAACGACTGTAACTGAAGAAGCAGCAATGATGGATAATTCTGGGCAATCAGATGTTTCCAAGAAAGACCTGCAGGAGGAATGTTCGTCACCTGTTAGGAAAAAGAGCTTAGCAGACAGAAGACCAGTTGGTCTACGACTTCAACCACTATCACCATCGCCAAGTGATTCTGAATGCCTCACAGATTCAACCACGAAGAGAGACGTTAAACCATTAGATTTGGGATTTAGAAACATGAAACACACCGTCAAAACAGGATTAGTTAAGCGAG AAGATAAAGTCATACTCGACGATATAAATGGGGATTTTAGAGCCGGGGAATTAACAGCAATTATGGGGCCATCGGGAGCAGGCAAAAGTACTTTAATGGATATCTTGGCTGGTTACAC aactACCAATGTTTATGGAAAAGTGACTGTGAATGGCAGAGAGAGGGATATTAGACGCTTTCGAAGACAAACGGCATACATAATGCAAGATCATAATCTTCAGCCTGTCCTCACAGTGTGGGAAGCAATGCATTTCTCAGCAAATCTCAAGATAGGAAGTGAATTgagcaaaaccaaaaaattAGTTAGA ATTAGACAAATATTGGAGGCAATAGCTCTGTACGAAGTCCGCAAAACAAGAACAGTGAAATTGTCAGGAGGTCAGAAGAAACGTTTAGCCATAGCCTTAGAACTTGTCAATAATCCACCAATTATGTTTTTCGATGAACCCACAAG tgGTCTCGATAGTTCAACATCGACTCAGTGTGTGTCCATTTTAAAGCAACTTGCACAGGAAGGACGTACCATCATTTGCACAATTCACCAGCCATCGGCTCTAGTCTTTCGGATGTTCGATCACCTGTACGCGATCGCTGAAGGGAAATGTATTTACACGGGCAGTGTGCAGAATGTTGTGCCCTTTTTGATGGAATTGGACCTCAAATGTCCCGAATTTCACAATCCGTCCGACTATTTGCTGGAAATATCAACTCATGATTATGGAATGCAGAATGATCGGCTAGTGGCGAAATCTCAGAATGGTATGTGCTGCACGTATCGAAGTTATAAGTCAAGGAATTCATCACAAATTGCAGCAATGACCAAAGTCG AACAAATGATGTCAAATGGTTTGATAACACCAGTGCGAGCACCTAGCATAGGCCATTCATCGAAAGTGCCTCAAACTCCTGTGATGGAATTAATGCAATTGAAACCAAAGAAAGCAGGATTGAAGATTAGTCCCAGCAAATGCTGCAAACGCGACGATCGCTATCCTACAACGTTTTTACGGCAGTTCTACATTATCCTCTTGAGAACGTTTTTGATCTTGTGGCGGGATAGATCGCTGACAGCAATGAGAGTATGCATCCACCTGTTTGTTGCCCCAATCATTGGATTGCTGTACTTTGGAATCGGAAATGACGGATATCACACGTACAATAACTACAAATATGCATTCTTCTCCATAATGTTCCTCATGTACACCGCTTTCAGCTCCATCATTCTTGTTT TTCCTCTGGAGCTACCAATTATCAAGAGGGAACATTTCAACAGATGGTACTCACTAAAGGCATACTACGTAGCAATGACCCTCGCAGACGTCCCTGTCCAAGTCGTCTGCGTATTTCTCTACACCTTGATAACGTACTTGATGACGGGCCAACCTTTGGAGATTCAACGATTTGCACTCTTTACATTCACCTGTTTAATAGTTTGCTTCGTTGCTCAAAGTATTGGTCTTCTTATTGGATCTCTTTTTAGTGTTAAG AATGGTGCAATATTCGGACCCTTTTTCATCTGTCCGTTCCTgatattttcgggattttttatCCACCTGACAGACGCCCACCCCATAATGCATTGGCTGTTCCACATATCCTTTCTCAAATACGCCCTGGAGGGAACATCCTTGGCACTTTTTGGATTCAACAGACCCAAAATGGAATGTGAAAAGatattttgccaatttgttttgccggaaaaattcatgaaaaccGTTAACATGAACGAGGCAAATTATTGGTTTATTCTTGCAGCAATGGTgacaatatttctattttttcgtGTTACTACATACTATGTGATGCTATATAGATTGAGAAATAAGAG
- the LOC129806308 gene encoding ATP-binding cassette sub-family G member 1: MAKVEVKPRREGLKCWRRDDGSSSENSVVESSSETDSQPNNNTMFHTHNIAPDSTYSFPRRQAVDITFQNLKYTVKSVNFGKCQIETKEILRGVSGSFSSGKLTAIMGPSGAGKSTLLNVLASYVERGVSGTVKVNGKNRSANSQKFREMSAYIHQDDALRPWLKVSEAMIVAAHLKLGYKVTYEYKINLVKQILILLGLEKRYNTFTAKLSGGQKKRLAIALELINNPPILFLDEPTTGLDSSSCTQCISLLKRLAQEGRTVICTIHQPSALLFEMFDDLYTVSQGYCIYRGPVKELVPFLTDIGLQCPNYHNPADFLIEIASGEYGTDMSKMSMIASSRKCEDVNVKHAVIPSENELGDTGLCMDFIPPPESGGVILSEVERTKNLKDGSRRRKSLQGASILMQFFLLFWRNLICHKRHHYILVCRILAHTIIGAIFGYLYTGVGPLATTVFGNYVYIYGSMLLVVYTGKMSVMMSFPVEMEMLKREHFNRWYKLGPYFFSIILFEIPFQMICASSYLGISYWLTGNFNDDWRFFYFMVLALLATLSAQSWGFFFGATLPVKIAVFAGPIVAVLFSVFGFCNRYIDITPLFRWMWHISYYRVGFHGLLNTVYGMNRRDLTCPDTAMYCHFKKSNVFLTEMMINDISMESGIFMMSLVIIVMHLLTITVLWVKLNKR, from the exons ATGGCTAAAGTTGAAGTAAAACCAAGAAGAGAAGGATTAAAGTGCTGGCGTCGAGATGATGGTTCCAGTTCTGAAAATTCTGTTGTGGAAAGCAGTAGTGAGACCGATAGTCAACCAAACAATAATACAATGTTTCATACGCACAACATAGCACCGGATTCAACCTATTCCTTTCCAAGACGCCAAGCTGTCGATATAACATTCCAGAATCTCAAATACACCGTGAAATCtgttaattttggaaaatgtcaAATTG aaacTAAGGAAATTTTGAGGGGTGTTTCTGGATCATTCTCAAGCGGGAAACTTACTGCAATCATGGGTCCATCTGGTGCTGGAAAAAGTACTTTGTTGAATGTATTGGCGAGTTATGT GGAGCGTGGAGTTTCTGGTACAGTGAAAGTCAATGGGAAGAATAGATCagcaaattcacaaaaattcagGGAAATGTCTGCATACATCCATCAGGATGATGCACTTCGACCCTGGCTGAAGGTGTCAGAGGCCATGATTGTTGCTGCCCATCTCAAATTAGGCTATAAAGTTACTtatgaatataaaataaacttG gtGAAACAGATCTTAATCCTCCTGGGGCTGGAGAAAAGGTATAATACTTTCACTGCTAAATTGTCTGGAGGTCAAAAAAAGCGATTAGCAATTGCTTTAGAATTAATAAACAACCCACCGATATTATTCCTCGATGAACCAACAAC AGGTCTAGATAGCTCTTCTTGTACACAGTGTATTTCTTTGCTGAAGCGTTTAGCACAGGAAGGTCGAACAGTGATTTGTACTATTCATCAGCCTAGTGCTCTACTCTTTGAGATGTTTGATGATCTCTATACAGTTTCGCAGGGATATTGCATATACAGAGGACCTGTAAAGGAATTAGTTCCTTTTCTCACAGATATCGGACTTCAGTGTCCGAATTACCACAATCCGGCGGATTTTC TTATTGAAATTGCAAGTGGAGAATATGGCACAGATATGTCAAAGATGTCCATGATCGCCTCAAGTCGCAAGTGCGAAGATGTCAATGTAAAACACGCTGTGATACCTTCAG AGAATGAACTTGGAGATACAGGGTTATGTATGGACTTTATTCCTCCTCCTGAAAGTGGTGGAGTTATTCTATCAGAAGTGGAAAGGACAAAGAATCTGAAGGACGGTTCAAGGAGGAGGAAATCTCTACAAGGGGCATCTATATTAATGCAATTTTTCCTACTATTCTGGAGAAATTTAATTTGTCACAAGCGTCACCAT TACATCTTGGTATGTCGCATCCTGGCTCATACAATAATAGGAGCGATATTTGGATACTTGTACACGGGTGTTGGTCCCTTGGCTACAACAGTCTTCGGGAATTATGTTTATATCTATGGATCAATGCTTCTCGTAGTCTACACGGGAAAAATGTCTGTGATGATGTCAT TTCCAGTTGAAATGGAAATGCTTAAAAGGGAACATTTCAATAGATGGTACAAATTAGGGCCTTACTTCTTCTCTATTATTCTGTTTGAGATACCATTTCAA atgaTCTGCGCTAGCTCCTACTTGGGGATTAGCTACTGGTTGACAGGGAATTTTAATGACGATTGGagattcttctattttatggtTTTAGCTTTACTAGCTACGCTAAGTGCACAGAGTTGGGGATTTTTCTTCGGTGCTACTCTACCAGTAAAG ATTGCTGTATTTGCTGGTCCTATAGTAGCAGTTCTGTTCTCCGTTTTTGGCTTTTGCAACAGATACATTGACATCACACCGCTTTTCCGCTGGATGTGGCATATCTCCTACTACCGCGTAGGATTCCACGGACTCCTCAACACAGTCTATGGCATGAATAGGCGAGACTTAACTTGCCCAGACACAGCAATGTATTGCCATTTCAAGAAGTCCAATGTATTCCTAACTGAAATGATGATTAATGACATCAGCATGGAAAGTGGCATCTTTATGATGTCATTAGTTATCATTGTAATGCACCTGCTAACTATAACAGTGCTCTGGGTGAAACTCAATAAAAGATAG